A single region of the Trachemys scripta elegans isolate TJP31775 chromosome 19, CAS_Tse_1.0, whole genome shotgun sequence genome encodes:
- the NADK gene encoding NAD kinase isoform X3 has translation MKIFKHVMNDPSFNRIAWKWHIQDPASQRLTWNKPPKSVLVIKKIRDASLLQPFKELCVYLTEENNMIVYVEKKVLEDPAIVNDDNFGPVKKKFCTFREDYDDISNQIDFIICLGGDGTLLYASSLFQGSVPPVMAFHLGSLGFLTPFNFENFQSQVTQVIEGNAALVLRSRLKVKVVKEHREKKTLIQNGIEENGVISTSLEMEMGKHIMQYQVLNEVVVDRGPSSYLSNVDVFLDGHHITTVQGDGVIVSTPTGSTAYAAAAGASMIHPNVPAIMITPICPHSLSFRPIVVPAGVELKIMLSPDARNTAWVSFDGRKRQEVCHGDSISITTSCYPLPSICFRDPVSDWFESLAECLHWNVRKKQNHFAVEEEF, from the exons ATGAAAATCTTTAAGCATGTTATGAATGATCCCTCATTTAATAGAATTGCATGGAAATG GCATATTCAGGACCCAGCAAGTCAGCGGTTGACATGGAACAAACCTCCAAAGAGTGTCCTTGTTATTAAAAAGATTCGCgatgccagtctgctccagccTTTTAAAGAACTCTGTGTATATCTTACTGAg GAGAACAACATGATAGTTTATGTAGAAAAAAAAGTGCTAGAAGACCCAGCCATAGTTAATGATGATAATTTTGGACCAGTGAAGAAGAAATTTTGCACTTTCAGAGAAG ATTATGATGATATCTCCAATCAGATAGACTTTATCATATGCCTGGGAGGAGATGGTACCTTGCTTTATGCTTCTTCGCTTTTTCAG GGTAGCGTACCTCCAGTTATGGCTTTTCATCTGGGATCTCTTGGATTTCTTACCCCCTTTAACTTTGAGAACTTTCAGTCCCAAGTTACTCAAGTTATAGAAG gCAATGCAGCGCTTGTTCTCCGGAGCAGACTGAAAGTGAAAGTAGTAAAGGAACACAGAGAGAAGAAGACATTGATACAAAATGGTATTGAAGAAAATGGAGTGATCTCTACAAGTCTAGAGATGGAAATGGGCAAGCATATCATGCAATATCAG GTCCTAAATGAAGTTGTTGTGGATCGAGGTCCTTCCTCCTACCTTTCcaatgtggatgtttttctagatggACATCACATAACCACAGTTCAAGGTGATG GCGTGATCGTCTCCACACCAACTGGTAGCACGGCTTATGCGGCTGCAGCGGGAGCATCAATGATTCATCCAAATGTTCCTGCAATCATGATCACCCCAATCTGCCCTCACTCACTGTCCTTCAGGCCCATTGTTGTTCCTGCAGGAGTTGAGCTCAAG ATTATGCTGTCCCCTGATGCCAGGAACACAGCATGGGTTTCATTTGATGGGAGGAAGAGACAGGAAGTCTGCCATGGAGACAG TATTAGCATCACTACCTCTTGCTATCCCCTCCCTTCGATCTGTTTCCGAGATCCTGTGAGTGACTGGTTTGAAAGCCTGGCTGAGTGTTTACACTGGAATGTTCGGAAGAAGCAAAATCACTTTGCTGTTGAAGAAGAATTTTGA
- the NADK gene encoding NAD kinase isoform X2, with product MEVKLEQVKRTRSLHGPCPVTTFGPKACMLQNPKTIMHIQDPASQRLTWNKPPKSVLVIKKIRDASLLQPFKELCVYLTEENNMIVYVEKKVLEDPAIVNDDNFGPVKKKFCTFREDYDDISNQIDFIICLGGDGTLLYASSLFQGSVPPVMAFHLGSLGFLTPFNFENFQSQVTQVIEGNAALVLRSRLKVKVVKEHREKKTLIQNGIEENGVISTSLEMEMGKHIMQYQVLNEVVVDRGPSSYLSNVDVFLDGHHITTVQGDGVIVSTPTGSTAYAAAAGASMIHPNVPAIMITPICPHSLSFRPIVVPAGVELKIMLSPDARNTAWVSFDGRKRQEVCHGDSISITTSCYPLPSICFRDPVSDWFESLAECLHWNVRKKQNHFAVEEEF from the exons ATGGAGGTGAAGCTGGAACAAGTCAA GAGGACACGCTCCTTGCATGGACCATGCCCAGTGACCACATTTGGACCAAAGGCATGTATGCTGCAGAACCCTAAAACTATAAT GCATATTCAGGACCCAGCAAGTCAGCGGTTGACATGGAACAAACCTCCAAAGAGTGTCCTTGTTATTAAAAAGATTCGCgatgccagtctgctccagccTTTTAAAGAACTCTGTGTATATCTTACTGAg GAGAACAACATGATAGTTTATGTAGAAAAAAAAGTGCTAGAAGACCCAGCCATAGTTAATGATGATAATTTTGGACCAGTGAAGAAGAAATTTTGCACTTTCAGAGAAG ATTATGATGATATCTCCAATCAGATAGACTTTATCATATGCCTGGGAGGAGATGGTACCTTGCTTTATGCTTCTTCGCTTTTTCAG GGTAGCGTACCTCCAGTTATGGCTTTTCATCTGGGATCTCTTGGATTTCTTACCCCCTTTAACTTTGAGAACTTTCAGTCCCAAGTTACTCAAGTTATAGAAG gCAATGCAGCGCTTGTTCTCCGGAGCAGACTGAAAGTGAAAGTAGTAAAGGAACACAGAGAGAAGAAGACATTGATACAAAATGGTATTGAAGAAAATGGAGTGATCTCTACAAGTCTAGAGATGGAAATGGGCAAGCATATCATGCAATATCAG GTCCTAAATGAAGTTGTTGTGGATCGAGGTCCTTCCTCCTACCTTTCcaatgtggatgtttttctagatggACATCACATAACCACAGTTCAAGGTGATG GCGTGATCGTCTCCACACCAACTGGTAGCACGGCTTATGCGGCTGCAGCGGGAGCATCAATGATTCATCCAAATGTTCCTGCAATCATGATCACCCCAATCTGCCCTCACTCACTGTCCTTCAGGCCCATTGTTGTTCCTGCAGGAGTTGAGCTCAAG ATTATGCTGTCCCCTGATGCCAGGAACACAGCATGGGTTTCATTTGATGGGAGGAAGAGACAGGAAGTCTGCCATGGAGACAG TATTAGCATCACTACCTCTTGCTATCCCCTCCCTTCGATCTGTTTCCGAGATCCTGTGAGTGACTGGTTTGAAAGCCTGGCTGAGTGTTTACACTGGAATGTTCGGAAGAAGCAAAATCACTTTGCTGTTGAAGAAGAATTTTGA